In Gammaproteobacteria bacterium (ex Lamellibrachia satsuma), a single genomic region encodes these proteins:
- a CDS encoding nickel-dependent hydrogenase large subunit — MSERIVVDPITRIEGHLRIEAEMAGDQIASAYSSGTMVRGIELILQGRDPRDAWAYTQRICGVCTLVHGIASVRAVENALNYPIPPNAQLIRNLMIGAQYIHDHVMHFYHLHALDWVDVVSALSADPVATSALAQSISKWPKSSPGYFSDMKKKLKGFVEAGQLGIFAKAYWGHSAYKLPPEANLMAVSHYLEALSWQRDVVKLHAIFGGKNPHPNFLVGGTASPIDLNSDSAINAKKLAQVQNVITQMQTFVDQVYVPDTLAIAGFYKDWGERGEGVGNFLCFGDLPGTTMDDPDNYFLPAGVILNRDLSTVHPVDMNNPDEIQEFVSHSWYDYDGGKDVPLHPYDGETNLNYTGPKPPYKHLNVEESYSWLKSPRWKGMPMEVGPLSRVLMLYAKGHEQTRELVNMTLKTLDLPVRALFSTLGRTAARTLETKVIADAMQGWQDQLIGNIKAGDTKTFNEAMWEPSTWQSQCQGVGFMEAPRGALGHWVVIENGKISNYQAVVPSTWNAGPRDAQGVPGAYEAALQDNHQLVDPKQPVEILRTIHSFDPCIACAVHLSDPETGEKIEVKVT; from the coding sequence ATGAGCGAACGTATCGTCGTAGATCCGATCACACGAATCGAAGGGCACCTCAGGATCGAAGCAGAGATGGCGGGGGATCAGATCGCCAGCGCCTACTCCTCCGGCACCATGGTGCGCGGTATCGAACTTATCCTGCAGGGCCGGGACCCGCGTGATGCTTGGGCATATACACAGCGAATCTGCGGTGTCTGTACCCTGGTTCATGGTATCGCATCAGTAAGGGCAGTGGAGAATGCTCTGAACTATCCGATCCCGCCTAATGCGCAATTGATCCGCAATTTGATGATCGGCGCGCAGTACATCCATGATCATGTGATGCACTTCTATCATTTGCACGCGCTGGATTGGGTGGATGTGGTGTCTGCGCTCTCCGCCGACCCTGTGGCCACATCCGCACTGGCCCAATCGATCAGCAAGTGGCCCAAGTCCTCGCCCGGTTACTTTTCCGACATGAAGAAGAAGCTGAAAGGTTTTGTCGAAGCCGGGCAGCTTGGCATTTTTGCCAAGGCCTACTGGGGGCACTCCGCCTACAAGCTACCGCCAGAAGCCAACCTGATGGCAGTTTCCCACTACCTGGAGGCCTTGAGCTGGCAGCGTGATGTAGTGAAGCTGCACGCTATCTTCGGCGGCAAGAATCCGCATCCGAATTTCCTGGTGGGCGGGACGGCCTCCCCGATTGATCTCAACTCCGACTCCGCTATCAATGCAAAGAAATTGGCACAGGTGCAGAATGTCATCACGCAGATGCAGACGTTCGTGGATCAGGTCTATGTGCCGGATACACTTGCAATAGCCGGTTTTTATAAGGATTGGGGAGAGAGAGGCGAGGGCGTAGGTAACTTCCTCTGTTTTGGCGACCTGCCAGGCACAACGATGGATGATCCGGACAACTACTTTCTGCCCGCCGGTGTGATCCTGAATCGTGATCTCTCCACTGTTCATCCAGTGGATATGAACAACCCTGACGAAATTCAGGAGTTCGTTTCGCACTCCTGGTATGACTATGACGGTGGCAAGGATGTGCCTCTTCATCCCTACGATGGCGAGACCAACCTCAACTACACAGGCCCAAAACCGCCCTATAAACACTTGAATGTGGAAGAGTCCTACTCCTGGCTCAAATCTCCACGCTGGAAAGGCATGCCGATGGAGGTTGGGCCTTTGTCACGGGTTCTGATGCTCTATGCCAAAGGCCACGAGCAGACCAGGGAACTGGTCAACATGACCCTCAAGACCCTGGATCTGCCGGTCAGGGCGCTCTTCTCCACCCTTGGCAGAACAGCTGCCCGAACTTTGGAGACCAAGGTCATAGCTGATGCCATGCAGGGCTGGCAGGATCAGCTGATTGGCAATATCAAGGCAGGGGATACCAAAACCTTCAACGAAGCAATGTGGGAACCTTCCACTTGGCAAAGCCAATGTCAAGGGGTGGGGTTTATGGAGGCGCCGCGCGGCGCACTCGGTCACTGGGTGGTGATTGAAAACGGTAAGATTTCCAACTACCAGGCGGTCGTGCCCAGTACCTGGAATGCCGGCCCACGAGATGCACAGGGGGTGCCTGGTGCCTATGAAGCTGCGTTGCAGGATAACCACCAGTTGGTAGATCCCAAGCAGCCGGTGGAGATCTTAAGAACCATTCACAGTTTCGATCCCTGCATCGCCTGCGCTGTCCACCTGTCTGATCCTGAAACGGGGGAAAAGATCGAAGTGAAGGTGACATAA
- a CDS encoding thiopurine S-methyltransferase, translating to MEPDFWIERWRQNQIGFHQHEINTHLQTFWDNLKLESQSRIFVPLCGKSRDLLWLRAQGHEVLGIEISPIAVQDFFQENNLTPQITQTGVFTEYSTDGLTLLLGDFFDLRRDDLKSIGGIYDRASLVALPPEMRARYARHLIEIKPSAATTLLVTMEYDQAEMQGPPFAVHEDEVRLLYQADYRIETLFSQQILDENPQFRSKGLSQLAEKVFQLHR from the coding sequence ATGGAACCCGACTTCTGGATTGAACGCTGGCGGCAGAATCAGATCGGCTTCCACCAACATGAGATCAATACCCACCTTCAGACATTCTGGGACAATCTGAAGTTGGAAAGCCAAAGCCGGATCTTTGTTCCCCTATGCGGAAAAAGCCGCGACCTGCTCTGGCTCCGCGCCCAGGGACATGAGGTACTCGGTATCGAGATCAGTCCCATTGCTGTACAGGATTTCTTCCAGGAAAACAATCTGACGCCCCAAATCACCCAAACCGGTGTTTTTACTGAGTACTCGACTGACGGACTCACCCTTCTGCTCGGTGACTTTTTTGACCTGAGACGAGATGACCTGAAGAGCATAGGAGGGATTTACGACCGGGCGTCACTGGTCGCTCTGCCGCCTGAAATGCGGGCGCGATATGCCCGGCATCTCATTGAGATCAAACCTTCTGCCGCAACAACGCTGCTGGTTACCATGGAGTACGATCAGGCCGAGATGCAGGGACCACCTTTTGCTGTCCATGAAGATGAGGTGCGATTGCTCTATCAGGCAGACTATCGGATAGAAACCCTCTTCAGTCAGCAGATTCTGGATGAAAATCCGCAGTTCCGTAGTAAGGGGCTGAGCCAGCTCGCCGAGAAGGTATTTCAACTGCATCGATAA